One genomic segment of Francisella persica ATCC VR-331 includes these proteins:
- a CDS encoding Kae1-like domain-containing protein produces the protein MLPTTGSDCSLVDVCYINNYEAQAAIELESLASDITVEKIYLKYLLKISATIRCYGKTTASNLWHSHLAYALMQWLDKSAQQRNINTIILSGG, from the coding sequence ATGCTACCTACAACAGGCTCTGATTGTAGTCTTGTTGATGTTTGTTATATCAATAACTATGAAGCTCAAGCTGCGATAGAACTAGAATCACTTGCTAGTGATATAACTGTAGAGAAAATCTATTTGAAATATCTACTGAAAATAAGCGCTACAATTAGATGCTATGGTAAAACTACAGCTAGTAACTTATGGCATAGCCATCTTGCTTATGCTTTGATGCAATGGCTTGACAAATCAGCACAACAAAGAAATATAAATACGATAATTTTAAGTGGTGGCTGA
- a CDS encoding acylphosphatase, translating into MQQVITKILVNGVQGVGFRHFIYYLAKELGLNTQSIQTYFAEVTKQ; encoded by the coding sequence ATGCAACAAGTCATAACAAAAATTCTTGTCAATGGAGTTCAAGGGGTTGGCTTTCGCCATTTTATATATTACCTTGCAAAAGAATTAGGTTTAAATACACAAAGTATACAAACATATTTTGCAGAAGTTACTAAACAATAA
- a CDS encoding thioredoxin domain-containing protein yields MTPRCTVESIGLSNILNTVVLGISPDNTKRLEKF; encoded by the coding sequence ATGACTCCTAGGTGTACAGTCGAATCTATAGGTTTAAGTAATATTCTTAACACTGTGGTCCTTGGTATTAGTCCTGATAACACAAAACGTTTAGAAAAGTTTTAA
- a CDS encoding P-loop NTPase family protein — MAVVDSYQHTDLDAERIRKTEAEAYQINTGKPCHLNAHIVGYTFEHLGDIKNGFVMIENVGNLICLCLTLAKSIV, encoded by the coding sequence ATTGCAGTTGTTGATAGCTATCAACATACTGATCTTGATGCAGAAAGAATCCGTAAGACGGAAGCAGAAGCTTATCAAATTAATACTGGTAAACCTTGTCACTTAAATGCTCATATTGTTGGCTATACTTTTGAACATCTGGGTGATATTAAAAACGGTTTTGTAATGATTGAAAATGTTGGTAATTTAATCTGTCTATGTTTAACTTTGGCGAAAAGTATCGTGTAG
- a CDS encoding cytochrome b, producing MKYSLSVRALHALLAFLIIAQLILGFSYTNNFFDSGWIINLHKSFGVVTFFVIPLLVIARIISVRPAYKPPLPLFQLLIAKVVHLWIYISAFSMAFSGVVGSMLMGFSWNIFFIIPFPELLTTNVPLGEEVFSYHYIFSSILLILVIIHIAAALSHQLIVKDNILNRMK from the coding sequence ATGAAATATAGTCTATCAGTTAGAGCTTTACATGCTTTACTTGCTTTTTTGATAATAGCACAACTTATTTTAGGCTTTAGCTATACTAACAATTTTTTTGACTCTGGCTGGATTATAAATCTACATAAATCTTTTGGAGTTGTAACCTTTTTTGTGATTCCTTTACTAGTTATAGCTAGAATTATAAGCGTTAGGCCTGCGTATAAGCCTCCATTGCCACTATTTCAATTACTAATAGCTAAGGTTGTACATTTATGGATATACATATCAGCATTTAGCATGGCATTTTCAGGAGTTGTAGGTTCAATGCTCATGGGCTTTTCATGGAATATATTTTTTATTATCCCATTTCCAGAGCTATTAACAACAAATGTTCCTTTAGGAGAAGAGGTTTTTAGTTATCATTATATTTTTTCTTCAATACTACTTATACTAGTTATTATTCATATAGCAGCGGCTTTATCTCATCAACTAATAGTTAAAGATAATATCTTGAATAGAATGAAATAA
- a CDS encoding endonuclease/exonuclease/phosphatase family protein, whose product MFAVNSKDNQSRKFCLMSWNSYKIDHKDSEAFSAYIKHVYFNYNVDIFCLQEAVHHHDSKFPIDKFYVNFASNIVLRSHNYGVATVSHYPVLKNVKILTTYRESVINTHKASLITHLNINNTKVIVVNIHAINFKSNKVYEYEFEKIKEFIAPNKYKYPIIIAGDFNTWNRKRVKLIKDFCREFYFKVAFIDEPQLIKSFKNNHLDFVLYRGLNLEKAAVLDCKKISDHNPIIAEFCIK is encoded by the coding sequence ATGTTTGCAGTAAACTCAAAAGATAATCAATCTAGAAAATTCTGCTTGATGAGTTGGAACTCTTATAAGATAGATCATAAAGATTCTGAGGCTTTTAGTGCATATATCAAACATGTATATTTTAACTATAATGTTGATATTTTTTGCTTGCAAGAAGCCGTTCATCACCATGATAGTAAGTTTCCTATAGACAAATTTTATGTAAATTTTGCTTCAAATATTGTATTACGTTCACATAACTACGGTGTGGCAACTGTTAGTCATTATCCAGTGTTAAAGAATGTCAAAATACTCACAACTTATCGTGAGTCAGTTATAAATACACACAAAGCTTCTTTGATAACACATCTAAATATCAACAATACTAAAGTAATCGTTGTAAATATCCATGCGATAAACTTTAAAAGTAATAAAGTTTATGAGTATGAGTTTGAGAAAATAAAAGAATTTATCGCTCCAAATAAATACAAATATCCAATTATAATTGCTGGGGATTTTAATACTTGGAATAGAAAACGAGTTAAGCTAATAAAAGATTTTTGTCGAGAATTCTATTTTAAAGTAGCATTTATAGATGAACCTCAGTTGATTAAATCTTTCAAAAATAACCACTTAGACTTTGTTTTGTACCGAGGGTTAAATCTTGAAAAAGCTGCTGTGCTAGATTGTAAAAAAATATCTGACCATAATCCAATTATTGCTGAATTTTGTATCAAATAA
- a CDS encoding lysophospholipid acyltransferase family protein: protein MKKIVHLLLVLRMHIFKIYAYIVLLLCCILMNIVGVLGASLKVRLFICWIWSCLYRLGVLILLQIYVKIDGKENIPNYPCIYVSKHQSMLETFVFYCLVRNCCFVMKQELLEKPVFGKTNIFAEAIGIDRSKGLSAIKKVLEDGKDRVLNKNLSIVIFPEGTRVPVGEYPKFHRSAMKLATVTNIPIIPVAHNFGVYFGRKKGDFIKPGIAKMSFEKPINPKNYSVAELTDLCYDIINDKTKSFGG from the coding sequence ATGAAAAAGATAGTTCATCTACTATTAGTATTAAGAATGCATATTTTTAAAATATATGCATATATTGTGCTACTATTATGCTGTATTTTAATGAATATAGTGGGAGTTTTAGGTGCGTCTTTAAAGGTTAGACTATTCATCTGTTGGATATGGTCTTGCTTATACCGTTTAGGCGTACTTATTCTATTGCAAATATATGTAAAAATAGATGGTAAAGAAAATATTCCTAACTATCCGTGTATCTATGTTTCTAAACACCAATCTATGCTTGAAACTTTTGTTTTTTATTGTCTAGTACGCAATTGTTGTTTTGTCATGAAACAAGAACTTCTTGAGAAACCAGTCTTTGGTAAGACTAATATTTTTGCTGAAGCAATAGGAATTGATAGATCTAAAGGGCTTTCAGCAATTAAAAAAGTACTGGAAGATGGTAAAGATAGAGTGTTAAATAAAAATCTTAGTATCGTAATATTTCCTGAGGGAACTAGAGTCCCTGTAGGTGAATATCCAAAATTTCATCGTTCGGCAATGAAATTAGCAACGGTTACAAATATACCAATTATACCTGTGGCACATAATTTTGGCGTTTATTTTGGGCGTAAAAAAGGTGATTTTATTAAACCTGGTATTGCTAAAATGTCTTTTGAAAAGCCTATAAATCCTAAAAACTATTCTGTCGCTGAATTAACAGATTTGTGCTATGACATCATTAATGATAAAACAAAATCTTTCGGTGGCTAA
- a CDS encoding lysophospholipid acyltransferase family protein, which yields MKSFLKKIWSILMWTRMTAFQLYSFTVIGGCSILINIFAFFKLPLVWRMAVCYIWTYLYWIGMLVFLQVFIRITGRVNIDKDYPCIYVSKHQSMLETFMFYGLLGKCHFIMKQELFDTPIFGSAMKNLGSIAIDRDKPRESLKKVVTDGKQSLADGINVVIFPEGTRVNVGEYPEFKRSAMKLAADANVYIIPVAHNFGRFFPKKWGQVIKPGIARMDFGKRIDPRDFDSKTLTSYCHKVITEKTKEFNG from the coding sequence ATGAAATCTTTTCTTAAAAAGATTTGGAGTATTTTAATGTGGACAAGGATGACAGCATTTCAGCTTTATTCTTTTACAGTAATTGGTGGCTGTAGTATCCTCATAAATATTTTTGCATTTTTTAAACTGCCTTTAGTATGGAGAATGGCTGTTTGTTATATATGGACTTATCTTTATTGGATAGGTATGTTAGTCTTTTTACAAGTCTTCATTCGAATAACAGGTCGTGTAAATATAGACAAAGATTATCCGTGTATCTATGTTTCTAAACACCAATCTATGCTTGAAACTTTTATGTTTTATGGATTGCTTGGCAAATGCCATTTTATAATGAAGCAAGAGCTTTTTGATACCCCAATTTTTGGTTCTGCTATGAAAAACTTAGGTAGTATTGCCATAGATAGAGATAAACCAAGAGAATCATTAAAAAAAGTTGTCACAGATGGCAAACAGAGTTTGGCTGATGGTATAAATGTGGTTATTTTCCCTGAAGGAACACGAGTTAATGTTGGTGAATATCCAGAATTTAAGCGTTCAGCAATGAAATTAGCAGCTGATGCTAATGTATATATTATTCCTGTTGCGCATAATTTTGGTAGATTTTTTCCAAAAAAATGGGGACAAGTTATAAAACCTGGTATAGCTAGAATGGATTTTGGTAAGAGAATAGATCCTAGAGATTTTGACTCAAAAACTCTAACAAGCTATTGTCATAAAGTCATAACTGAAAAAACTAAAGAGTTTAACGGTTAA
- a CDS encoding non-ribosomal peptide synthetase: MIVNNLIQKVNETQRAFPQDKKIHQLFEEQVAKTPDNIAIVFEDKQLTYKELNEKSNQLARYITAKYKSTTNQELQPDTPIALYLDRSLEMIISILAVLKAGAAYVPISPDFPSDRTKYILEDTNSTILLSQAHLIDKLHEVAQDIEIIATDLQKVQNYSKDNLSTNVQPNNLAYIIYTSGTTGKPKGVALEHKSIINRVVWMQSIHPLTNKDRILQKTPYNFDVSVWELLWANWYGAATVIAKPEGHKDCDYLYQLINKEKITVIHFVPSMLDVFLNYLSTKESSQSNLQIVFCSGEVLKNNTCDTFYKLNPYISLYNLYGPTEASIDVSYSLCEPGKKVTIGKPISNTKLYILDNNLLPTPIGVPGELYIGGAGLARGYLNLPQLTKEKFINNPFATPDDIAKGYTHLYKTGDICKWLASGEIEYIDRNDFQVKLRGFRIELGEIENVILAINNIKQSCVLVNNETLVAYYVADTEIDESIIKNHLAKKLPEYMIPSFYMRLESFPLTINGKLDRTALPNFNISNIKKQYLAPTTELQQKMCQIWQEVLKVDKVDVTDNFFNIGGNSILSIQAAYKMTLIFDTEISISDIFRYKTIQSLLNNVSNNKFQLIKYYSNNISNEKLNLSSEKLHHFEKVIFSHQLSSGHNLIYNESFLIDYKKHIDLNNLKSGVKYLLDKYTLLHSNYIYNNDGCLKRILNYNHSCICEQKIVKTQTELHQVLNEIERISFDLYTDKLIRFYLIDVLDIKKQYLFISCHHLILDATSLINIILPDLYSYLFLNEKDNRKSDINDFNEASYYINKQYKNNFEEKLSFWKNKLESLSPLDLPKNNQEFTNKGKQISFNCDKMTKTQLLQVSKNLNTSEFSILYTLFILVIHKISSQTKFAIITNIDERLYTPKHKDTIGCLINNIFLASDFDSNNNLIYFIHQARSEIISNINNAIAYESLLDNLDREHIRLLSDIQFNFETEETHSLPYNQTQIYSHSGYVKQGLYFEVDLKNGEILCRVEFNNQYEKDFIYAIINGYKTLLSKLDIILNKKISEISIIDDDQYKQILAISSGEYQKYHQKAIHQLFEEQVAKTPDNIAIVFEDKQLTYKELNEKSNQLARYITAKYKSTTNQELQPDTPIALYLDRSLEMIISILAVLKAGAAYVPISPDFPSDRTKYILEDTNSTILLSQAHLIDKLHEVAQDIEIIATDLQKVQNYSKDNLSTNVQPNNLAYIIYTSGTTGKPKGVALEHKSIINRVVWMQSIHPLTNKDRILQKTPYNFDVSVWELLWANWYGAATVIAKPEGHKDCDYLYQLINKEKITVIHFVPSMLDVFLNYLSTKESSQSNLQIVFCSGEVLKNNTCDTFYKLNPYISLYNLYGPTEASIDVSYSLCEPGKKVTIGKPISNTKLYILDNNLLPTPIGVPGELYIGGAGLARGYLNLPQLTKEKFINNPFATPDDIAKGYTHLYKTGDICKWLASGEIEYIDRNDFQVKLRGFRIELGEIENVILAINNIKQSCVLVNNETLVAYYVADTEIDESIIKNHLAKKLPEYMIPSFYMRLESFPLTINGKLDRTALPNFNISNIKKQYLAPTTELQQKMCQIWQEVLKVDKVDVTDNFFNIGGNSILSIQAAYKMTLIFDTEISISDIFRYKTIQSLLNNVSNNKFQLIKYYSNNISNKPKMIFIHPAFGGCEMYQDFIDRLANDYNCIGIDNYNIYNKDKIDNLSKLSSFYINQLNLSKDETVYMFGWSLGGVIAVEMAYQLEIQGFKNIKAIILDSHFSTGRVFEHHPQFDPNKGGKIIDEVIKKIVSNFDQKHIDRVLSAKDTEFKLGQSTPTGRLKHTEICFFRAMDNPGYKIKDNNLSKYSKNFGFIPITGDHMQLMPQIIKNWHNYQRSFTDFDFSLHYQPIQMRKNAILRLINTYKKTTLSIFCTTIIVSSAYILEVFDFVIEQAVLVLA, translated from the coding sequence ATGATTGTCAACAATCTTATCCAAAAAGTCAATGAAACACAACGAGCTTTTCCTCAAGATAAGAAAATCCATCAACTTTTTGAAGAACAAGTAGCTAAAACTCCAGATAATATAGCTATAGTTTTTGAGGATAAACAACTAACCTATAAAGAGTTAAATGAAAAAAGTAACCAGCTTGCTAGATATATCACAGCTAAATATAAATCTACAACAAATCAAGAGCTACAGCCAGATACTCCAATAGCTCTATACTTAGATAGAAGCTTAGAGATGATTATATCAATATTAGCTGTACTTAAAGCAGGAGCTGCTTATGTTCCTATATCACCTGATTTCCCTAGTGATAGAACAAAATATATTTTAGAAGATACTAATTCAACTATTTTACTATCTCAAGCACATTTAATTGATAAGCTTCATGAGGTAGCTCAAGATATAGAGATTATTGCTACAGATTTACAAAAGGTTCAAAACTATAGTAAAGATAATTTGAGCACTAATGTACAACCAAATAATCTAGCTTATATAATTTACACTTCTGGAACTACTGGCAAACCTAAGGGTGTAGCTTTAGAACATAAAAGCATTATCAATAGAGTAGTATGGATGCAATCTATACATCCATTAACTAATAAAGATAGGATATTACAAAAAACACCTTATAACTTTGATGTATCTGTATGGGAGTTATTATGGGCTAATTGGTATGGTGCCGCAACAGTTATTGCTAAACCTGAAGGTCATAAAGACTGTGATTATTTATATCAGTTAATAAATAAAGAAAAAATAACAGTAATACATTTCGTCCCATCTATGCTTGATGTATTCTTAAACTATTTATCTACAAAAGAATCATCACAATCTAACTTACAAATAGTTTTCTGCAGTGGTGAAGTACTTAAAAATAATACTTGTGATACTTTTTATAAATTAAACCCGTATATTTCTTTATATAATTTATATGGACCAACTGAAGCTTCTATTGATGTAAGCTATTCATTATGTGAACCAGGTAAGAAAGTAACTATAGGCAAACCAATATCAAATACAAAGCTTTACATTTTAGATAATAATTTACTACCAACACCAATAGGTGTACCAGGTGAGTTATATATAGGTGGCGCTGGTTTAGCTAGAGGATATTTAAATTTACCACAATTAACTAAAGAAAAATTTATCAATAATCCTTTTGCCACACCAGATGATATTGCCAAAGGCTATACGCATTTATATAAAACAGGTGATATCTGTAAATGGTTAGCTAGTGGAGAGATTGAATATATTGATAGAAATGATTTTCAAGTTAAATTAAGAGGCTTTAGGATTGAGCTTGGAGAAATTGAAAATGTCATCTTGGCAATTAATAATATTAAACAAAGCTGTGTTTTAGTTAACAATGAAACACTAGTAGCTTACTATGTAGCTGATACAGAAATAGACGAATCTATAATTAAAAATCATTTAGCTAAAAAACTACCTGAATATATGATCCCTAGTTTTTATATGAGATTAGAATCATTCCCTCTAACTATTAATGGTAAATTAGATAGAACAGCTTTACCTAATTTCAACATTTCTAATATTAAGAAACAATATCTAGCCCCTACTACTGAATTACAACAAAAAATGTGTCAAATATGGCAAGAAGTTCTAAAGGTAGATAAAGTAGATGTCACTGATAATTTCTTTAATATCGGTGGCAATTCTATTTTATCTATTCAAGCAGCATATAAAATGACACTAATATTTGATACTGAAATATCTATATCTGATATATTTAGATATAAAACAATACAATCATTATTGAATAATGTATCTAATAATAAATTCCAATTAATTAAATATTATTCTAATAATATTTCTAATGAAAAATTAAATTTATCATCGGAAAAATTACACCATTTTGAAAAAGTTATATTTAGTCATCAATTATCATCAGGTCATAACTTAATATATAATGAGAGTTTCCTTATTGATTACAAAAAACATATCGATTTAAATAATTTAAAATCAGGAGTTAAATATCTACTAGATAAGTATACATTATTACATAGTAACTATATTTATAATAATGATGGTTGTCTTAAACGAATACTAAATTATAATCATTCCTGCATTTGTGAACAAAAAATAGTAAAAACACAAACTGAATTACATCAAGTTCTCAACGAAATAGAGAGAATTAGTTTTGATTTATATACAGATAAATTAATTAGATTTTATCTAATAGATGTTTTAGATATTAAGAAACAATATTTATTTATTTCTTGTCACCATCTGATACTTGATGCTACATCATTAATCAATATTATTTTACCTGATTTATATTCATATTTATTTTTAAATGAAAAAGATAATAGAAAATCAGATATAAATGATTTTAATGAAGCATCTTACTATATTAATAAGCAATACAAAAATAATTTTGAAGAAAAGCTTAGCTTCTGGAAAAATAAATTAGAAAGCTTGTCTCCTTTAGATTTACCAAAAAATAATCAAGAGTTTACTAATAAAGGAAAACAAATTTCTTTTAATTGTGATAAAATGACAAAAACACAGTTACTACAAGTATCTAAAAACCTTAATACTAGTGAATTCTCTATATTGTATACTCTGTTTATATTAGTCATACATAAAATATCAAGTCAAACTAAGTTTGCTATCATTACAAATATAGATGAACGTTTATATACTCCTAAACATAAAGATACTATAGGCTGTTTAATAAACAATATTTTTTTAGCATCAGATTTTGATAGTAATAATAATTTGATTTATTTTATACATCAGGCTAGAAGTGAAATAATATCTAATATTAATAATGCTATTGCTTACGAAAGCTTATTAGATAACTTAGATAGAGAACATATTAGATTATTATCAGATATTCAATTTAATTTTGAAACAGAGGAAACTCATAGTCTTCCATATAACCAAACACAGATATATTCTCATTCAGGCTATGTTAAGCAGGGATTATATTTTGAGGTAGACTTAAAAAATGGTGAGATATTATGTAGAGTCGAATTTAATAATCAATATGAAAAAGATTTTATATATGCAATTATTAATGGATATAAAACTTTATTATCTAAATTAGATATTATCTTAAATAAAAAGATTTCAGAAATAAGCATAATAGATGATGACCAATATAAACAAATATTAGCTATTTCAAGTGGTGAATATCAGAAGTATCATCAGAAAGCCATCCATCAACTTTTTGAAGAACAAGTAGCTAAAACTCCAGATAATATAGCTATAGTTTTTGAGGATAAACAACTAACCTATAAAGAGTTAAATGAAAAAAGTAACCAGCTTGCTAGATATATCACAGCTAAATATAAATCTACAACAAATCAAGAGCTACAGCCAGATACTCCAATAGCTCTATACTTAGATAGAAGCTTAGAGATGATTATATCAATATTAGCTGTACTTAAAGCAGGAGCTGCTTATGTTCCTATATCACCTGATTTCCCTAGTGATAGAACAAAATATATTTTAGAAGATACTAATTCAACTATTTTACTATCTCAAGCACATTTAATTGATAAGCTTCATGAGGTAGCTCAAGATATAGAGATTATTGCTACAGATTTACAAAAGGTTCAAAACTATAGTAAAGATAATTTGAGCACTAATGTACAACCAAATAATCTAGCTTATATAATTTACACTTCTGGAACTACTGGCAAACCTAAGGGTGTAGCTTTAGAACATAAAAGCATTATCAATAGAGTAGTATGGATGCAATCTATACATCCATTAACTAATAAAGATAGGATATTACAAAAAACACCTTATAACTTTGATGTATCTGTATGGGAGTTATTATGGGCTAATTGGTATGGTGCCGCAACAGTTATTGCTAAACCTGAAGGTCATAAAGACTGTGATTATTTATATCAGTTAATAAATAAAGAAAAAATAACAGTAATACATTTCGTCCCATCTATGCTTGATGTATTCTTAAACTATTTATCTACAAAAGAATCATCACAATCTAACTTACAAATAGTTTTCTGCAGTGGTGAAGTACTTAAAAATAATACTTGTGATACTTTTTATAAATTAAACCCGTATATTTCTTTATATAATTTATATGGACCAACTGAAGCTTCTATTGATGTAAGCTATTCATTATGTGAACCAGGTAAGAAAGTAACTATAGGCAAACCAATATCAAATACAAAGCTTTACATTTTAGATAATAATTTACTACCAACACCAATAGGTGTACCAGGTGAGTTATATATAGGTGGCGCTGGTTTAGCTAGAGGATATTTAAATTTACCACAATTAACTAAAGAAAAATTTATCAATAATCCTTTTGCCACACCAGATGATATTGCCAAAGGCTATACGCATTTATATAAAACAGGTGATATCTGTAAATGGTTAGCTAGTGGAGAGATTGAATATATTGATAGAAATGATTTTCAAGTTAAATTAAGAGGCTTTAGGATTGAGCTTGGAGAAATTGAAAATGTCATCTTGGCAATTAATAATATTAAACAAAGCTGTGTTTTAGTTAACAATGAAACACTAGTAGCTTACTATGTAGCTGATACAGAAATAGACGAATCTATAATTAAAAATCATTTAGCTAAAAAACTACCTGAATATATGATCCCTAGTTTTTATATGAGATTAGAATCATTCCCTCTAACTATTAATGGTAAATTAGATAGAACAGCTTTACCTAATTTCAACATTTCTAATATTAAGAAACAATATCTAGCCCCTACTACTGAATTACAACAAAAAATGTGTCAAATATGGCAAGAAGTTCTAAAGGTAGATAAAGTAGATGTCACTGATAATTTCTTTAATATCGGTGGCAATTCTATTTTATCTATTCAAGCAGCATATAAAATGACACTAATATTTGATACTGAAATATCTATATCTGATATATTTAGATATAAAACAATACAATCATTATTGAATAATGTATCTAATAATAAATTCCAATTAATTAAATATTATTCTAATAATATTTCTAATAAGCCTAAAATGATATTTATTCACCCTGCTTTTGGTGGTTGTGAAATGTATCAAGATTTTATTGATAGGCTTGCTAATGATTATAACTGTATTGGTATAGATAACTATAATATTTATAATAAAGACAAAATTGATAATCTATCAAAACTATCTAGTTTTTATATAAATCAGTTAAATCTATCTAAAGATGAAACAGTATATATGTTTGGCTGGTCTTTAGGTGGCGTAATAGCTGTAGAAATGGCTTATCAATTAGAAATACAAGGATTTAAAAATATTAAGGCTATTATTTTAGATTCTCATTTTTCTACAGGACGGGTATTTGAACATCATCCTCAGTTTGATCCTAATAAAGGTGGTAAAATTATAGATGAAGTCATAAAAAAAATAGTATCTAATTTCGATCAAAAACATATTGATAGAGTCTTATCAGCTAAAGATACTGAATTTAAACTAGGACAAAGTACTCCTACTGGAAGGTTAAAACATACTGAAATATGTTTTTTTAGAGCTATGGATAATCCAGGATATAAAATAAAAGATAATAACCTAAGTAAATACAGTAAAAACTTTGGCTTTATACCTATTACAGGTGATCATATGCAATTAATGCCACAGATTATTAAAAATTGGCATAATTATCAAAGGTCATTTACTGATTTTGATTTTAGTTTACATTATCAACCAATACAAATGAGAAAAAATGCTATCTTAAGATTAATTAACACATATAAGAAAACCACCTTATCTATTTTTTGTACAACTATTATTGTTAGTAGTGCTTATATATTAGAAGTATTTGATTTTGTCATTGAACAAGCAGTATTAGTATTAGCATAA
- a CDS encoding SemiSWEET family sugar transporter, with the protein MSYFTDLIVFLFSFALVLNALAFIPQAINIYKTKSSKSVSLITFSIFIFIQTVSILYGIIKNDCILTIGYLLALITCSSVLILVLKYRNK; encoded by the coding sequence ATGTCATATTTTACGGATTTAATTGTTTTTTTATTCAGTTTCGCATTAGTGCTAAATGCTCTTGCGTTTATCCCACAAGCTATAAATATTTATAAAACAAAATCATCCAAGTCTGTTTCATTAATAACTTTTTCCATTTTTATATTTATTCAAACAGTAAGCATATTGTATGGAATAATCAAAAATGATTGTATTTTAACTATCGGTTATCTACTGGCTCTTATAACTTGTTCTTCAGTATTAATACTAGTATTAAAGTATAGAAATAAATAA
- a CDS encoding PAS domain-containing protein, which produces MSSQLEDKNKQLKQELKKLKSENNSLRNENHELKQIINSIDANIYWKDTAGKMLGMNRSQLNYLGLSDMNEVIGKSDTELGVMKNTGPDLYTNDLKVIESNKSFIFEEKVLLEEKEQTFLSQKSPMRDENGKVLGIVGVSIDITQQKKLQAELEQKNKEIKRLLDNQKSSFQQIIDSIDANIYWKDLEGKFLGMNKKNLSLLGSGLTNEDIIGKSDSSFEVSKKFNEEIYKNDLYVMRNDKTVVFEEEYISEKGKKDIYLATKSCLKNDDGEVIGLVGVSVNISKQKQLQKQLEQKNKELEEKDKKRSEAAEAIFDVLGKI; this is translated from the coding sequence ATGTCAAGTCAATTAGAAGATAAAAATAAACAATTAAAACAAGAATTGAAAAAACTTAAAAGTGAGAATAATTCTCTTAGGAATGAAAATCATGAATTAAAGCAAATAATTAATTCTATAGATGCAAATATTTATTGGAAAGATACTGCTGGCAAGATGCTAGGTATGAATCGTAGTCAGCTTAATTACCTTGGGTTAAGCGATATGAATGAAGTCATTGGAAAAAGTGATACTGAGTTGGGTGTTATGAAAAATACTGGGCCTGATTTATATACAAACGATTTGAAAGTAATTGAAAGTAATAAATCATTCATTTTTGAAGAAAAGGTATTGCTTGAAGAAAAAGAACAAACATTTTTATCACAAAAATCCCCTATGAGAGATGAAAATGGTAAAGTTTTAGGAATTGTTGGAGTTTCTATTGATATTACTCAACAAAAAAAATTACAAGCTGAACTAGAACAGAAAAATAAAGAAATCAAAAGACTTTTAGATAATCAAAAATCTTCATTTCAACAAATTATAGATAGTATTGATGCTAATATTTATTGGAAAGACTTAGAAGGCAAATTTTTAGGAATGAATAAAAAAAACCTTTCACTTTTAGGGTCAGGTCTAACTAATGAAGATATTATTGGTAAATCAGATTCTAGTTTTGAGGTTAGTAAAAAATTTAATGAAGAGATTTACAAAAATGATTTATACGTTATGAGAAACGATAAGACTGTAGTTTTTGAAGAAGAATATATTTCTGAAAAAGGTAAAAAAGATATATATCTTGCAACTAAAAGTTGTCTTAAAAATGATGATGGTGAAGTGATTGGTTTGGTGGGAGTTTCGGTAAATATTAGTAAACAAAAACAATTACAAAAACAACTAGAACAGAAAAATAAAGAGCTTGAAGAAAAAGACAAAAAAAGATCTGAGGCAGCAGAAGCTATATTTGATGTTTTAGGAAAAATTTAA